The following proteins are co-located in the Bos indicus isolate NIAB-ARS_2022 breed Sahiwal x Tharparkar chromosome 8, NIAB-ARS_B.indTharparkar_mat_pri_1.0, whole genome shotgun sequence genome:
- the ZNF395 gene encoding zinc finger protein 395 isoform X1, which translates to MEKKTLKQRKMEREGNSMASVLSRRLGKRSLLGARVLGPPGAAPPSEPQAELLEGAAPQPFVASKDASCQEQPKEVLKAPGTSGLQLVAFHPGQKVCVWYGGQESTGLVERHSWAEDKVTVWLLDQKSQICCKAEEVWLAEPPGRIPQVPPPEQGTQAPAYRPVSRNIDVPKRKSDAVEMDEMMAAMVLTSLSCSPVVQSPPGAEANFSASRTACDPWKESGDVSDSGSSTTSGHWSGSSGVSTPSPPHPQASPKYLGDAFGSPQTDNGFETDPDAFLLDEPAPRKRKNSVKVMYKCLWPSCGKVLRSIVGIKRHVKALHLGDTVDSDQFKREEDFYYTEVQMKGEAAAAGVPTADSAPTPSMTSPPLTILPPPPPPKAQSSGPDHPGLESYLPSGALSKSAPGSFWHIQADHAYQALPPFQIPVSPHIYTSISWAAAPSSTSSLSPVRSRSLSFSEPQQPPPAMKSHLIVTSPPRAQSTTRKARGEAKKCRKVYGIEHRDQWCTACRWKKACQRFLD; encoded by the exons GGAAGGCAACAGCATGGCCAGCGTCCTGTCCCGGCGCCTCGGCAAGCGGTCCCTTCTGGGAGCCCGGGTGTTGGGACCACCTGGGGCTGCCCCACCCTCGGAGCCTCAGGCAGAGCTGCTGGAGGGGGCAGCTCCCCAGCCCTTTGTTGCCTCCAAGGATGCGTCCTGCCAGGAGCAGCCTAAGGAAGTCCTCAAGGCTCCGGGCACCTCAGGCCTCCAGCTGGTGGCCTTTCACCCCGGGCAGAAG gTTTGTGTGTGGTACGGGGGTCAAGAGTCCACAGGACTGGTGGAGCGGCATAGTTGGGCAGAGGATAAGGTGACTGTCTGGCTGTTGGACCAGAAGTCACAGATCTGCTGCAAAGCGGAGGAGGTGTGGCTGGCCGAGCCACCGGGCCGCATCCCCCAGGTGCCACCTCCAGAGCAGGGAACCCAGGCGCCAGCCTACAGGCCTGTGTCCAGGAACATTGATGTCCCAAAGAG GAAGTCGGATGCAGTGGAAATGGACGAGATGATGGCGGCCATGGTGCTCACGTCCCTGTCCTGCAGCCCCGTCGTGCAGAGTCCTCCCGGGGCCGAGGCCAACTTTTCTG CCTCCCGCACGGCCTGCGATCCGTGGAAGGAGAGCGGCGACGTGTCGGACAGCGGCAGCAGCACCACCAGCGGGCACTGGAGTGGGAGCAGCGGCGTCTCCACCCcctcgcccccccacccccaggccagccCCAAGTACCTGGGGGATGCCTTCGGCTCTCCCCAGACTGATAATGGATTTGAGACCGACCCAGACGCTTTCCTGTTGGATGAACCAGCTCCCCGAAAAAGAAAG AACTCGGTGAAGGTGATGTACAAGTGCCTGTGGCCCAGCTGTGGCAAAGTCCTGCGCTCCATCGTGGGCATCAAACGACACGTGAAAGCCCTCCACCTGGG GGACACCGTGGACTCCGACCAGTTCAAGCGGGAGGAGGATTTCTACTACACAGAGGTGCAGATGAAGGGGGAAGCTGCTGCGGCTGGCGTCCCCACCGCCGACTCGGCTCCGACCCCCAGCATGACCAGCCCGCCCCTCACCATCCTGCCCCCACCGCCTCCTCCCAAAGCCCAGTCCTCAGGCCCGGATCACCCTGGCCTGGAGTCTTACCTGCCCTCTGGTGCTCTCAGCAAGTCAGCTCCTGGCTCCTTCTGGCACATTCAGGCCGACCATGCATACCAG GCTCTGCCGCCTTTCCAGATCCCGGTCTCCCCGCACATCTACACCAGCATCAGCTGGGCTGCTGCCCCCTCCAGCACCTCCTCCCTGTCCCCG GTCCGGAGCCGGTCGCTAAGCTTCAGCGAGCCCCAGCAGCCGCCCCCTGCCATGAAGTCTCACCTGATCGTCACGTCTCCACCTCGGGCCCAGAGCACCACCAG GAAAGCCCGCGGGGAAGCTAAGAAGTGCCGCAAGGTGTACGGCATTGAGCACCGGGACCAGTGGTGCACCGCCTGCCGCTGGAAGAAGGCCTGCCAGCGCTTCCTGGACTGA
- the ZNF395 gene encoding zinc finger protein 395 isoform X2, which yields MASVLSRRLGKRSLLGARVLGPPGAAPPSEPQAELLEGAAPQPFVASKDASCQEQPKEVLKAPGTSGLQLVAFHPGQKVCVWYGGQESTGLVERHSWAEDKVTVWLLDQKSQICCKAEEVWLAEPPGRIPQVPPPEQGTQAPAYRPVSRNIDVPKRKSDAVEMDEMMAAMVLTSLSCSPVVQSPPGAEANFSASRTACDPWKESGDVSDSGSSTTSGHWSGSSGVSTPSPPHPQASPKYLGDAFGSPQTDNGFETDPDAFLLDEPAPRKRKNSVKVMYKCLWPSCGKVLRSIVGIKRHVKALHLGDTVDSDQFKREEDFYYTEVQMKGEAAAAGVPTADSAPTPSMTSPPLTILPPPPPPKAQSSGPDHPGLESYLPSGALSKSAPGSFWHIQADHAYQALPPFQIPVSPHIYTSISWAAAPSSTSSLSPVRSRSLSFSEPQQPPPAMKSHLIVTSPPRAQSTTRKARGEAKKCRKVYGIEHRDQWCTACRWKKACQRFLD from the exons ATGGCCAGCGTCCTGTCCCGGCGCCTCGGCAAGCGGTCCCTTCTGGGAGCCCGGGTGTTGGGACCACCTGGGGCTGCCCCACCCTCGGAGCCTCAGGCAGAGCTGCTGGAGGGGGCAGCTCCCCAGCCCTTTGTTGCCTCCAAGGATGCGTCCTGCCAGGAGCAGCCTAAGGAAGTCCTCAAGGCTCCGGGCACCTCAGGCCTCCAGCTGGTGGCCTTTCACCCCGGGCAGAAG gTTTGTGTGTGGTACGGGGGTCAAGAGTCCACAGGACTGGTGGAGCGGCATAGTTGGGCAGAGGATAAGGTGACTGTCTGGCTGTTGGACCAGAAGTCACAGATCTGCTGCAAAGCGGAGGAGGTGTGGCTGGCCGAGCCACCGGGCCGCATCCCCCAGGTGCCACCTCCAGAGCAGGGAACCCAGGCGCCAGCCTACAGGCCTGTGTCCAGGAACATTGATGTCCCAAAGAG GAAGTCGGATGCAGTGGAAATGGACGAGATGATGGCGGCCATGGTGCTCACGTCCCTGTCCTGCAGCCCCGTCGTGCAGAGTCCTCCCGGGGCCGAGGCCAACTTTTCTG CCTCCCGCACGGCCTGCGATCCGTGGAAGGAGAGCGGCGACGTGTCGGACAGCGGCAGCAGCACCACCAGCGGGCACTGGAGTGGGAGCAGCGGCGTCTCCACCCcctcgcccccccacccccaggccagccCCAAGTACCTGGGGGATGCCTTCGGCTCTCCCCAGACTGATAATGGATTTGAGACCGACCCAGACGCTTTCCTGTTGGATGAACCAGCTCCCCGAAAAAGAAAG AACTCGGTGAAGGTGATGTACAAGTGCCTGTGGCCCAGCTGTGGCAAAGTCCTGCGCTCCATCGTGGGCATCAAACGACACGTGAAAGCCCTCCACCTGGG GGACACCGTGGACTCCGACCAGTTCAAGCGGGAGGAGGATTTCTACTACACAGAGGTGCAGATGAAGGGGGAAGCTGCTGCGGCTGGCGTCCCCACCGCCGACTCGGCTCCGACCCCCAGCATGACCAGCCCGCCCCTCACCATCCTGCCCCCACCGCCTCCTCCCAAAGCCCAGTCCTCAGGCCCGGATCACCCTGGCCTGGAGTCTTACCTGCCCTCTGGTGCTCTCAGCAAGTCAGCTCCTGGCTCCTTCTGGCACATTCAGGCCGACCATGCATACCAG GCTCTGCCGCCTTTCCAGATCCCGGTCTCCCCGCACATCTACACCAGCATCAGCTGGGCTGCTGCCCCCTCCAGCACCTCCTCCCTGTCCCCG GTCCGGAGCCGGTCGCTAAGCTTCAGCGAGCCCCAGCAGCCGCCCCCTGCCATGAAGTCTCACCTGATCGTCACGTCTCCACCTCGGGCCCAGAGCACCACCAG GAAAGCCCGCGGGGAAGCTAAGAAGTGCCGCAAGGTGTACGGCATTGAGCACCGGGACCAGTGGTGCACCGCCTGCCGCTGGAAGAAGGCCTGCCAGCGCTTCCTGGACTGA